A window from Mustela erminea isolate mMusErm1 chromosome 17, mMusErm1.Pri, whole genome shotgun sequence encodes these proteins:
- the LOC116576016 gene encoding uncharacterized protein LOC116576016 — MTTCGRNVKIPLSCGWWEETAAAPGGCRCCTRASGAPSVTMAGGKQRTGWYAGSWAAGRPSLHLLNPGEDSAQGPAASGWTTWLAQGRRGPWRSVHTGFGADTIATMPRTWPWSVQNSSPAYLMVDQKPPGPKCPLLLRDPDWSGLSPGLQAVPVSRFAPSMHLHPVPCLALEPSTPITAWRQELLNALCREDKLTVPLSSPWTLHTGSGLCCLFSPRLGSPALCSDQYGPSLGVLFVCREHERKQTTTWNLGESLEAFRPVSHASGDRNYGWHLTVLLLLGDSKFFREQGSVL; from the exons ATGACGACATGTGGGCGGAATGTGAAG ATCCCTTTGAGCTGCGGCTGGTGGGAGGAGACGGCCGCTGCGCCGGGAGGCTGCAGGTGCTGCACAAGGGCCAGTGGGGCACCGTCTGTGACGATGGCTGGGGGGAAGCAGCGGACCGGGTGGTATGCAGGCAGCTGGGCTGCGGGCCgtccctctctccacctgctaAATCCCGGAGAAGATTCGGCCCAGGGACCGGCCGCATCTGGCTGGACGACGTGGCTTGCTCAGGGAAGGAGAGGTCCCTGGAGGAGTGTCCACACAGGTTTTGGGGCCGACACAATTGCAACCATGCCGAGGACGTGGCCGTGGTCTGTGCAG AACAGTAGCCCGGCCTACCTGATGGTCGACCAGAAGCCCCCAGGTCCCAAGTGTCCCCTACTCCTCAGGGACCCTGATTGGTCTGGCCTGAGCCCCGGGCTACAGGCTGTGCCTGTCTCCCGCTTTGCCCCCAGCATGCACCTGCACCCTGTGCCCTGCCTCGCTCTAGAGCCAAGCACTCCCATCACCGCCTGGAGACAGGAGCTGTTGAATGCCCTCTGCCGGGAAGACAAGCTCACAGTCCCCCTCTCCTCGCCGTGGACCCTCCACACTGGCTCTGGCCTGTGCTGCCTCTTTTCACCCCGCCTGGGATCCCCAGCCCTGTGCTCTGACCAGTATGGGCCATCGCTGGGCGTCCTCTTTGTCTGTAGAGAGCATGAAAGGAAGCAGACCACTACATGGAACTTGGGGGAAAGCTTAGAGGCATTTCGCCCTGTTTCTCATGCTTCAGGTGATCGCAACTACGGCTGGCACCTCACTGTCCTTCTGCTTCTTGGTGACAGCAAGTTCTTCCGGGAGCAGGGCAGTGTCCTGTAA
- the FCRL1 gene encoding Fc receptor-like protein 1 isoform X3 codes for MPPPSVKLDSSFAQKASPGTVPNPVLMLLGLVLLMCALLLTARPSRPKEGGSMTLTCEMQATSQKLDAPVQFCFFRERQALGQGCSHSPELQLPTVWRKDSGSYWCEAKTSAIRVTWSPRTQIQVQGVPVWNVSLETQPPGGQVQKGKKLVLICLATQGTGDITFSWYKGVLGLILETKTQRSLTAKFEIPAVTDSDAENYFCTADNGYHPSISELVSVTVRSPVSRPVLTLRAPGAQAFPGDVVELRCEAQSGSPPIRYRFYHEDVILGSNSTPSGGGASFNLSLTAEHSGNYSCEADNGLGAQRSEAVMLSITVPVEDRKELLASGVLEGLLGTLGPTVMALSLCCWLKKRMGRREAEDPGRIPPSPVPQVPNYINSAVPLQEQFVYENVNVVSGDEVYSLVYHRQQERQAAVDPQRTPTSGQNASAIYFKLKKASPADVDYEDAM; via the exons ATGCCTCCACCCTCTGTCAAACTGGATTCCTCCTTCGCGCAGAAAGCCTCTCCAGGGACAGTCCCCAACCCGGTCCTCATGCTGCTGGGGCTTGTGCTGCTGATGTGCG CGTTGCTTCTGACAGCCAGGCCCTCTCGGCCCAAAGAGGGGGGCTCGATGACCCTGACCTGTGAGATGCAGGCCACTTCTCAGAAGCTGGATGCCCCAGTCCAGTTCTGCTTCTTCAGAGAGAgacaggccctggggcagggctgcAGTCACTCCCCAGAGCTCCAGCTCCCCACCGTGTGGAGGAAAGACTCGGGCTCCTACTGGTGTGAAGCAAAGACCTCGGCGATCAGAGTCACTTGGAGCCCCAGGACCCAGATACAGGTGCAAG GAGTCCCCGTCTGGAACGTGAGCTTGGAGACACAGCCTCCAGGGGGACAAGTGCAGAAGGGAAAGAAGCTGGTTCTCATCTGCTTGGCCACCCAGGGCACAGGAGACATCACCTTCTCCTGGTACAAAGGGGTCCTGGGTTTGATTCTGGAAACAAAGACCCAGCGCTCACTCACCGCCAAGTTCGAGATCCCAGCGGTGACCGACAGTGACGCAGAGAACTACTTCTGCACGGCCGACAACGGCTACCACCCCAGCATCAGCGAGCTGGTCAGCGTCACTGTCAGAA GTCCAGTGTCCCGCCCCGTCCTCACTCTCAGGGCGCCCGGGGCCCAGGCCTTCCCTGGGGACGTGGTGGAGCTTCGCTGTGAGGCCCAGAGCGGCTCTCCCCCGATTCGGTACCGGTTTTACCATGAGGACGTCATCCTGGGGAGCAACTCGACCCCGTCTGGAGGAGGAGCCTCCTTCAACCTCTCTCTGACagcagaacattctggaaactaCTCCTGTGAGGCCGACAACGGCCTGGGGGCCCAGCGCAGCGAGGCGGTGATGCTCAGCATTACAG TGCCTGTGGAGGACAGAAAGGAACTTCTCGCCTCAGGAGTCCTGGAGGGGCTGCTTGGCACCCTTGGTCCCACTGTTATGGCCTTATCGCTCTGCTGTTGGCTCAAGAAAAGAATGG GGAGACGAGAGGCTGAGGACCCAGGCAG GATCCCTCCCAGCCCCGTGCCACAGGTGCCCAACTACATCAACTCAGCTGTCCCACTGCAGGAACAGTTTGTATACGAGAATG tgAATGTCGTAAGTGGAGACGAGGTCTACTCTTTGGTGTACCATAGGCAGCAAGAGCGGCAAGCAGCAG TAGACCCCCAAAGGACACCTACCTCAGGCCAG AATGCCTCAGCCatctattttaagctgaagaagGCGAGCCCTGCAGATGTGGACTATGAAGACGCCATGTAA
- the FCRL1 gene encoding Fc receptor-like protein 1 isoform X2: MPPPSVKLDSSFAQKASPGTVPNPVLMLLGLVLLMCAAPCEPASEALLLTARPSRPKEGGSMTLTCEMQATSQKLDAPVQFCFFRERQALGQGCSHSPELQLPTVWRKDSGSYWCEAKTSAIRVTWSPRTQIQVQGVPVWNVSLETQPPGGQVQKGKKLVLICLATQGTGDITFSWYKGVLGLILETKTQRSLTAKFEIPAVTDSDAENYFCTADNGYHPSISELVSVTVRSPVSRPVLTLRAPGAQAFPGDVVELRCEAQSGSPPIRYRFYHEDVILGSNSTPSGGGASFNLSLTAEHSGNYSCEADNGLGAQRSEAVMLSITVPVEDRKELLASGVLEGLLGTLGPTVMALSLCCWLKKRMGRREAEDPGRIPPSPVPQVPNYINSAVPLQEQFVYENVNVVSGDEVYSLVYHRQQERQAADPQRTPTSGQNASAIYFKLKKASPADVDYEDAM, encoded by the exons ATGCCTCCACCCTCTGTCAAACTGGATTCCTCCTTCGCGCAGAAAGCCTCTCCAGGGACAGTCCCCAACCCGGTCCTCATGCTGCTGGGGCTTGTGCTGCTGATGTGCG CTGCCCCCTGCGAACCTGCCAGTGAAG CGTTGCTTCTGACAGCCAGGCCCTCTCGGCCCAAAGAGGGGGGCTCGATGACCCTGACCTGTGAGATGCAGGCCACTTCTCAGAAGCTGGATGCCCCAGTCCAGTTCTGCTTCTTCAGAGAGAgacaggccctggggcagggctgcAGTCACTCCCCAGAGCTCCAGCTCCCCACCGTGTGGAGGAAAGACTCGGGCTCCTACTGGTGTGAAGCAAAGACCTCGGCGATCAGAGTCACTTGGAGCCCCAGGACCCAGATACAGGTGCAAG GAGTCCCCGTCTGGAACGTGAGCTTGGAGACACAGCCTCCAGGGGGACAAGTGCAGAAGGGAAAGAAGCTGGTTCTCATCTGCTTGGCCACCCAGGGCACAGGAGACATCACCTTCTCCTGGTACAAAGGGGTCCTGGGTTTGATTCTGGAAACAAAGACCCAGCGCTCACTCACCGCCAAGTTCGAGATCCCAGCGGTGACCGACAGTGACGCAGAGAACTACTTCTGCACGGCCGACAACGGCTACCACCCCAGCATCAGCGAGCTGGTCAGCGTCACTGTCAGAA GTCCAGTGTCCCGCCCCGTCCTCACTCTCAGGGCGCCCGGGGCCCAGGCCTTCCCTGGGGACGTGGTGGAGCTTCGCTGTGAGGCCCAGAGCGGCTCTCCCCCGATTCGGTACCGGTTTTACCATGAGGACGTCATCCTGGGGAGCAACTCGACCCCGTCTGGAGGAGGAGCCTCCTTCAACCTCTCTCTGACagcagaacattctggaaactaCTCCTGTGAGGCCGACAACGGCCTGGGGGCCCAGCGCAGCGAGGCGGTGATGCTCAGCATTACAG TGCCTGTGGAGGACAGAAAGGAACTTCTCGCCTCAGGAGTCCTGGAGGGGCTGCTTGGCACCCTTGGTCCCACTGTTATGGCCTTATCGCTCTGCTGTTGGCTCAAGAAAAGAATGG GGAGACGAGAGGCTGAGGACCCAGGCAG GATCCCTCCCAGCCCCGTGCCACAGGTGCCCAACTACATCAACTCAGCTGTCCCACTGCAGGAACAGTTTGTATACGAGAATG tgAATGTCGTAAGTGGAGACGAGGTCTACTCTTTGGTGTACCATAGGCAGCAAGAGCGGCAAGCAGCAG ACCCCCAAAGGACACCTACCTCAGGCCAG AATGCCTCAGCCatctattttaagctgaagaagGCGAGCCCTGCAGATGTGGACTATGAAGACGCCATGTAA
- the FCRL1 gene encoding Fc receptor-like protein 1 isoform X1 has protein sequence MPPPSVKLDSSFAQKASPGTVPNPVLMLLGLVLLMCAAPCEPASEALLLTARPSRPKEGGSMTLTCEMQATSQKLDAPVQFCFFRERQALGQGCSHSPELQLPTVWRKDSGSYWCEAKTSAIRVTWSPRTQIQVQGVPVWNVSLETQPPGGQVQKGKKLVLICLATQGTGDITFSWYKGVLGLILETKTQRSLTAKFEIPAVTDSDAENYFCTADNGYHPSISELVSVTVRSPVSRPVLTLRAPGAQAFPGDVVELRCEAQSGSPPIRYRFYHEDVILGSNSTPSGGGASFNLSLTAEHSGNYSCEADNGLGAQRSEAVMLSITVPVEDRKELLASGVLEGLLGTLGPTVMALSLCCWLKKRMGRREAEDPGRIPPSPVPQVPNYINSAVPLQEQFVYENVNVVSGDEVYSLVYHRQQERQAAVDPQRTPTSGQNASAIYFKLKKASPADVDYEDAM, from the exons ATGCCTCCACCCTCTGTCAAACTGGATTCCTCCTTCGCGCAGAAAGCCTCTCCAGGGACAGTCCCCAACCCGGTCCTCATGCTGCTGGGGCTTGTGCTGCTGATGTGCG CTGCCCCCTGCGAACCTGCCAGTGAAG CGTTGCTTCTGACAGCCAGGCCCTCTCGGCCCAAAGAGGGGGGCTCGATGACCCTGACCTGTGAGATGCAGGCCACTTCTCAGAAGCTGGATGCCCCAGTCCAGTTCTGCTTCTTCAGAGAGAgacaggccctggggcagggctgcAGTCACTCCCCAGAGCTCCAGCTCCCCACCGTGTGGAGGAAAGACTCGGGCTCCTACTGGTGTGAAGCAAAGACCTCGGCGATCAGAGTCACTTGGAGCCCCAGGACCCAGATACAGGTGCAAG GAGTCCCCGTCTGGAACGTGAGCTTGGAGACACAGCCTCCAGGGGGACAAGTGCAGAAGGGAAAGAAGCTGGTTCTCATCTGCTTGGCCACCCAGGGCACAGGAGACATCACCTTCTCCTGGTACAAAGGGGTCCTGGGTTTGATTCTGGAAACAAAGACCCAGCGCTCACTCACCGCCAAGTTCGAGATCCCAGCGGTGACCGACAGTGACGCAGAGAACTACTTCTGCACGGCCGACAACGGCTACCACCCCAGCATCAGCGAGCTGGTCAGCGTCACTGTCAGAA GTCCAGTGTCCCGCCCCGTCCTCACTCTCAGGGCGCCCGGGGCCCAGGCCTTCCCTGGGGACGTGGTGGAGCTTCGCTGTGAGGCCCAGAGCGGCTCTCCCCCGATTCGGTACCGGTTTTACCATGAGGACGTCATCCTGGGGAGCAACTCGACCCCGTCTGGAGGAGGAGCCTCCTTCAACCTCTCTCTGACagcagaacattctggaaactaCTCCTGTGAGGCCGACAACGGCCTGGGGGCCCAGCGCAGCGAGGCGGTGATGCTCAGCATTACAG TGCCTGTGGAGGACAGAAAGGAACTTCTCGCCTCAGGAGTCCTGGAGGGGCTGCTTGGCACCCTTGGTCCCACTGTTATGGCCTTATCGCTCTGCTGTTGGCTCAAGAAAAGAATGG GGAGACGAGAGGCTGAGGACCCAGGCAG GATCCCTCCCAGCCCCGTGCCACAGGTGCCCAACTACATCAACTCAGCTGTCCCACTGCAGGAACAGTTTGTATACGAGAATG tgAATGTCGTAAGTGGAGACGAGGTCTACTCTTTGGTGTACCATAGGCAGCAAGAGCGGCAAGCAGCAG TAGACCCCCAAAGGACACCTACCTCAGGCCAG AATGCCTCAGCCatctattttaagctgaagaagGCGAGCCCTGCAGATGTGGACTATGAAGACGCCATGTAA
- the FCRL1 gene encoding Fc receptor-like protein 1 isoform X4 — protein sequence MPPPSVKLDSSFAQKASPGTVPNPVLMLLGLVLLMCAAPCEPASEALLLTARPSRPKEGGSMTLTCEMQATSQKLDAPVQFCFFRERQALGQGCSHSPELQLPTVWRKDSGSYWCEAKTSAIRVTWSPRTQIQVQGVPVWNVSLETQPPGGQVQKGKKLVLICLATQGTGDITFSWYKGVLGLILETKTQRSLTAKFEIPAVTDSDAENYFCTADNGYHPSISELVSVTVRSPVSRPVLTLRAPGAQAFPGDVVELRCEAQSGSPPIRYRFYHEDVILGSNSTPSGGGASFNLSLTAEHSGNYSCEADNGLGAQRSEAVMLSITVPVEDRKELLASGVLEGLLGTLGPTVMALSLCCWLKKRMGRREAEDPGRIPPSPVPQVPNYINSAVPLQEQFVYENVNVVSGDEVYSLVYHRQQERQAAECLSHLF from the exons ATGCCTCCACCCTCTGTCAAACTGGATTCCTCCTTCGCGCAGAAAGCCTCTCCAGGGACAGTCCCCAACCCGGTCCTCATGCTGCTGGGGCTTGTGCTGCTGATGTGCG CTGCCCCCTGCGAACCTGCCAGTGAAG CGTTGCTTCTGACAGCCAGGCCCTCTCGGCCCAAAGAGGGGGGCTCGATGACCCTGACCTGTGAGATGCAGGCCACTTCTCAGAAGCTGGATGCCCCAGTCCAGTTCTGCTTCTTCAGAGAGAgacaggccctggggcagggctgcAGTCACTCCCCAGAGCTCCAGCTCCCCACCGTGTGGAGGAAAGACTCGGGCTCCTACTGGTGTGAAGCAAAGACCTCGGCGATCAGAGTCACTTGGAGCCCCAGGACCCAGATACAGGTGCAAG GAGTCCCCGTCTGGAACGTGAGCTTGGAGACACAGCCTCCAGGGGGACAAGTGCAGAAGGGAAAGAAGCTGGTTCTCATCTGCTTGGCCACCCAGGGCACAGGAGACATCACCTTCTCCTGGTACAAAGGGGTCCTGGGTTTGATTCTGGAAACAAAGACCCAGCGCTCACTCACCGCCAAGTTCGAGATCCCAGCGGTGACCGACAGTGACGCAGAGAACTACTTCTGCACGGCCGACAACGGCTACCACCCCAGCATCAGCGAGCTGGTCAGCGTCACTGTCAGAA GTCCAGTGTCCCGCCCCGTCCTCACTCTCAGGGCGCCCGGGGCCCAGGCCTTCCCTGGGGACGTGGTGGAGCTTCGCTGTGAGGCCCAGAGCGGCTCTCCCCCGATTCGGTACCGGTTTTACCATGAGGACGTCATCCTGGGGAGCAACTCGACCCCGTCTGGAGGAGGAGCCTCCTTCAACCTCTCTCTGACagcagaacattctggaaactaCTCCTGTGAGGCCGACAACGGCCTGGGGGCCCAGCGCAGCGAGGCGGTGATGCTCAGCATTACAG TGCCTGTGGAGGACAGAAAGGAACTTCTCGCCTCAGGAGTCCTGGAGGGGCTGCTTGGCACCCTTGGTCCCACTGTTATGGCCTTATCGCTCTGCTGTTGGCTCAAGAAAAGAATGG GGAGACGAGAGGCTGAGGACCCAGGCAG GATCCCTCCCAGCCCCGTGCCACAGGTGCCCAACTACATCAACTCAGCTGTCCCACTGCAGGAACAGTTTGTATACGAGAATG tgAATGTCGTAAGTGGAGACGAGGTCTACTCTTTGGTGTACCATAGGCAGCAAGAGCGGCAAGCAGCAG AATGCCTCAGCCatctattttaa
- the FCRL1 gene encoding Fc receptor-like protein 1 isoform X6 has product MPPPSVKLDSSFAQKASPGTVPNPVLMLLGLVLLMCAAPCEPASEALLLTARPSRPKEGGSMTLTCEMQATSQKLDAPVQFCFFRERQALGQGCSHSPELQLPTVWRKDSGSYWCEAKTSAIRVTWSPRTQIQVQGVPVWNVSLETQPPGGQVQKGKKLVLICLATQGTGDITFSWYKGVLGLILETKTQRSLTAKFEIPAVTDSDAENYFCTADNGYHPSISELVSVTVRSPVSRPVLTLRAPGAQAFPGDVVELRCEAQSGSPPIRYRFYHEDVILGSNSTPSGGGASFNLSLTAEHSGNYSCEADNGLGAQRSEAVMLSITVPVEDRKELLASGVLEGLLGTLGPTVMALSLCCWLKKRMGRREAEDPGR; this is encoded by the exons ATGCCTCCACCCTCTGTCAAACTGGATTCCTCCTTCGCGCAGAAAGCCTCTCCAGGGACAGTCCCCAACCCGGTCCTCATGCTGCTGGGGCTTGTGCTGCTGATGTGCG CTGCCCCCTGCGAACCTGCCAGTGAAG CGTTGCTTCTGACAGCCAGGCCCTCTCGGCCCAAAGAGGGGGGCTCGATGACCCTGACCTGTGAGATGCAGGCCACTTCTCAGAAGCTGGATGCCCCAGTCCAGTTCTGCTTCTTCAGAGAGAgacaggccctggggcagggctgcAGTCACTCCCCAGAGCTCCAGCTCCCCACCGTGTGGAGGAAAGACTCGGGCTCCTACTGGTGTGAAGCAAAGACCTCGGCGATCAGAGTCACTTGGAGCCCCAGGACCCAGATACAGGTGCAAG GAGTCCCCGTCTGGAACGTGAGCTTGGAGACACAGCCTCCAGGGGGACAAGTGCAGAAGGGAAAGAAGCTGGTTCTCATCTGCTTGGCCACCCAGGGCACAGGAGACATCACCTTCTCCTGGTACAAAGGGGTCCTGGGTTTGATTCTGGAAACAAAGACCCAGCGCTCACTCACCGCCAAGTTCGAGATCCCAGCGGTGACCGACAGTGACGCAGAGAACTACTTCTGCACGGCCGACAACGGCTACCACCCCAGCATCAGCGAGCTGGTCAGCGTCACTGTCAGAA GTCCAGTGTCCCGCCCCGTCCTCACTCTCAGGGCGCCCGGGGCCCAGGCCTTCCCTGGGGACGTGGTGGAGCTTCGCTGTGAGGCCCAGAGCGGCTCTCCCCCGATTCGGTACCGGTTTTACCATGAGGACGTCATCCTGGGGAGCAACTCGACCCCGTCTGGAGGAGGAGCCTCCTTCAACCTCTCTCTGACagcagaacattctggaaactaCTCCTGTGAGGCCGACAACGGCCTGGGGGCCCAGCGCAGCGAGGCGGTGATGCTCAGCATTACAG TGCCTGTGGAGGACAGAAAGGAACTTCTCGCCTCAGGAGTCCTGGAGGGGCTGCTTGGCACCCTTGGTCCCACTGTTATGGCCTTATCGCTCTGCTGTTGGCTCAAGAAAAGAATGG GGAGACGAGAGGCTGAGGACCCAGGCAGGTGA
- the LOC116576015 gene encoding uncharacterized protein LOC116576015 — protein MRGLAQPSHRRLHAPSASPCASHQGPSSCAGLHTEGTILLTHIPLNAGHTSRVGPVGPETLPHLPTRCLPLRPSAHHLPPSLSPQTPSYSRVVILLHVTEEVKAIRRQCPHLSEAVSVDLPSPAVCPRAGQPRPTSRAGRDPPPSAVCTGFPNALAFSEPSLSHHHISSSWVSPVNTQSRHRVFPPKTKGMCHDRVPLPFTKFPESCGACLIATRPSCFKLIFNLPHINFHFYDTAAPIFQKDLRSGELPRRHDAEHFHLLKPSPLASTLSSPGNCWLVLGAIRSFSPLAMAVHLSSPPLPLLGPPTPSPSPQPGLCFQLPLTWTLPSGPSPRLLEALLPSASGTLQASGSLSNSTPVAS, from the exons ATGCGGGGGCTGGCCCAGCCCTCCCACCGCCGCCTACACGCTCCGTCAGCTTCTCCGTGTGCTTCACACCAGGGCCCAAGCAGCTGCGCGGGACTTCACACGGAGGGCACCATCCTGTTGACTCACATCCCTTTAAATGCGGGGCACACATCTCGGGTGGGCCCTGTAGGGCCGGAGACCCTCCCACACCTTCCCACTCGGTGCCTCCCACTCAGGCCCTCAGCCCACCATCTCCcgccttctctgtctcctcaaacTCCGTCTTACTCTCGGGTTGTAATCCTGCTGCATGTCACTGAGGAAGTGAAAGCCATCAGAAGACAATGTCCTCACCTTTCCGAGGCCGTGTCT GTGGACCTGCCGTCCCCCGCCGTCTGTCCCCGGGCAGGACAACCCCGTCCCACCTCCCGTGCAGGACGGGACCCCCCCCCCTCCGCCGTATGCACTGGGTTCCCTAACGCTCTCGCTTTCTCAGAACCTTCCCTGTCCCATCACCACATTTCTTCCTCCTGGGTTAGTCCAGTGAATACACAATCACGCCACCGTGTCTTTCCCCCTAAGACGAAGGGAATGTGCCATGACCGTGTTCCGCTCCCTTTCACAAAATTTCCAGAGAGCTGCGGGGCTTGCCTCATCGCCACCCGCCCTTCCtgttttaaactcatttttaacTTACCTCACATTAACTTTCACTTTTACGATACAGCAGCTCCGATTTTCCAGAAGGATTTGCGGTCCGGTGAGCTCCCGCGCCGGCACGACGCAGAGCATTTCCATCTCCTCAAACCCTCCCCCCTGGCCTCCACCCTTTCAAGCCCTGGCAACTGTTGGTTGGTTCTCGGTGCTATCAGGTCCTTCTCACCCTTGGCCATGGCTGTCCACCTTtcgtccccacccctgcccctgctgggACCACCAACCCCTTCCCCGTCACCCCAGCCAGGGCTCTGTTTTCAGCTTCCTTTAACTTGGACTCTCCCAAGTGGTCCTTCACCCCGTCTTCTGGAAGCACTTCTTCCCTCAGCTTCTGGAACACTACAGGCTTCTGGGTCTCTTTCTAACTCAACACCTGTTGCTTCCTGA
- the FCRL1 gene encoding Fc receptor-like protein 1 isoform X5, with product MTLTCEMQATSQKLDAPVQFCFFRERQALGQGCSHSPELQLPTVWRKDSGSYWCEAKTSAIRVTWSPRTQIQVQGVPVWNVSLETQPPGGQVQKGKKLVLICLATQGTGDITFSWYKGVLGLILETKTQRSLTAKFEIPAVTDSDAENYFCTADNGYHPSISELVSVTVRSPVSRPVLTLRAPGAQAFPGDVVELRCEAQSGSPPIRYRFYHEDVILGSNSTPSGGGASFNLSLTAEHSGNYSCEADNGLGAQRSEAVMLSITVPVEDRKELLASGVLEGLLGTLGPTVMALSLCCWLKKRMGRREAEDPGRIPPSPVPQVPNYINSAVPLQEQFVYENVNVVSGDEVYSLVYHRQQERQAAVDPQRTPTSGQNASAIYFKLKKASPADVDYEDAM from the exons ATGACCCTGACCTGTGAGATGCAGGCCACTTCTCAGAAGCTGGATGCCCCAGTCCAGTTCTGCTTCTTCAGAGAGAgacaggccctggggcagggctgcAGTCACTCCCCAGAGCTCCAGCTCCCCACCGTGTGGAGGAAAGACTCGGGCTCCTACTGGTGTGAAGCAAAGACCTCGGCGATCAGAGTCACTTGGAGCCCCAGGACCCAGATACAGGTGCAAG GAGTCCCCGTCTGGAACGTGAGCTTGGAGACACAGCCTCCAGGGGGACAAGTGCAGAAGGGAAAGAAGCTGGTTCTCATCTGCTTGGCCACCCAGGGCACAGGAGACATCACCTTCTCCTGGTACAAAGGGGTCCTGGGTTTGATTCTGGAAACAAAGACCCAGCGCTCACTCACCGCCAAGTTCGAGATCCCAGCGGTGACCGACAGTGACGCAGAGAACTACTTCTGCACGGCCGACAACGGCTACCACCCCAGCATCAGCGAGCTGGTCAGCGTCACTGTCAGAA GTCCAGTGTCCCGCCCCGTCCTCACTCTCAGGGCGCCCGGGGCCCAGGCCTTCCCTGGGGACGTGGTGGAGCTTCGCTGTGAGGCCCAGAGCGGCTCTCCCCCGATTCGGTACCGGTTTTACCATGAGGACGTCATCCTGGGGAGCAACTCGACCCCGTCTGGAGGAGGAGCCTCCTTCAACCTCTCTCTGACagcagaacattctggaaactaCTCCTGTGAGGCCGACAACGGCCTGGGGGCCCAGCGCAGCGAGGCGGTGATGCTCAGCATTACAG TGCCTGTGGAGGACAGAAAGGAACTTCTCGCCTCAGGAGTCCTGGAGGGGCTGCTTGGCACCCTTGGTCCCACTGTTATGGCCTTATCGCTCTGCTGTTGGCTCAAGAAAAGAATGG GGAGACGAGAGGCTGAGGACCCAGGCAG GATCCCTCCCAGCCCCGTGCCACAGGTGCCCAACTACATCAACTCAGCTGTCCCACTGCAGGAACAGTTTGTATACGAGAATG tgAATGTCGTAAGTGGAGACGAGGTCTACTCTTTGGTGTACCATAGGCAGCAAGAGCGGCAAGCAGCAG TAGACCCCCAAAGGACACCTACCTCAGGCCAG AATGCCTCAGCCatctattttaagctgaagaagGCGAGCCCTGCAGATGTGGACTATGAAGACGCCATGTAA